From the Chryseobacterium wanjuense genome, one window contains:
- a CDS encoding ATP-binding protein, which yields MSLKRKIALNLSIAFSLLFGIVMAVIYMSFNDFRRDEFKERFRQRLEFTSHFIAKSKDFEEEAPVFFNENSDNILLNETILIFNNKKELIYSTIKDRNVTWDDGLLKELDEKKVIYSEKTVPEIYAALRTINGENYYILTSALDSNGKSKLSYLKYLLITAYVMSTLLIGFFSYYFMGQFLKPLEDLNQEISEVTAHKLTTKVPVRDSNDEINVLARSFNTMIGRLDDVFQSQKDFTASASHEIRTPITRMAFQLENLIKLEQHSPETLSSLKQIQQDVYQLSDLTNSLLLLTKFDKENIQSIYEEVRIDEVIFESFEAVEKSYPNLKMDFLISEETSENALLTIKGIQSLLDIVFINLFKNAAVYSQDTEVDVLITETNENLTVDVISRGETIPQDEQTKLFEAFKRGNNSQNISGSGLGLRIVKRILEYHSAKITYLSPNENVNQFSVIFNK from the coding sequence ATGTCTTTAAAAAGGAAGATCGCGCTCAATCTCAGTATTGCCTTCTCATTGCTTTTTGGTATTGTAATGGCGGTGATTTATATGTCCTTTAATGACTTCAGACGAGATGAATTCAAAGAAAGATTCAGACAAAGGCTCGAATTTACTTCCCATTTTATTGCCAAATCAAAAGACTTCGAAGAGGAAGCTCCCGTTTTTTTTAATGAAAATTCGGATAATATTCTTTTAAATGAAACGATTTTAATCTTTAATAATAAAAAGGAATTAATTTACAGTACCATCAAAGACAGAAATGTAACCTGGGATGATGGCCTATTAAAAGAACTTGACGAAAAAAAAGTAATTTATTCCGAAAAGACGGTTCCCGAAATTTACGCCGCCCTCCGAACCATCAATGGTGAAAATTATTATATTCTTACCAGTGCTCTCGATAGCAACGGAAAATCAAAACTATCCTATCTGAAATACCTTTTGATCACGGCTTATGTCATGAGTACGCTTCTCATCGGTTTTTTCAGTTATTATTTTATGGGGCAGTTCCTGAAACCTTTAGAAGACCTGAATCAGGAGATTTCGGAAGTCACGGCGCATAAATTGACCACGAAAGTTCCGGTAAGGGATTCTAATGACGAGATTAATGTACTGGCAAGATCTTTCAATACCATGATCGGCAGGCTGGATGATGTCTTTCAGTCGCAGAAGGATTTTACGGCAAGTGCATCCCACGAAATCAGGACTCCGATTACCAGGATGGCTTTTCAGCTGGAAAATTTAATTAAGCTCGAACAACATTCTCCGGAAACATTATCTTCTTTAAAACAAATTCAGCAGGATGTTTATCAATTATCAGATTTAACGAATTCGTTGCTGCTTCTTACAAAATTTGATAAAGAAAACATCCAGAGTATTTATGAAGAGGTGAGAATTGATGAAGTGATTTTCGAATCTTTTGAAGCGGTTGAAAAAAGCTATCCCAATCTTAAAATGGATTTCCTGATTTCAGAAGAGACTTCCGAAAATGCTTTATTGACGATTAAAGGAATTCAATCTTTATTGGATATTGTTTTTATTAATTTGTTTAAAAATGCAGCGGTCTATTCCCAAGATACCGAAGTGGATGTTCTGATCACCGAAACCAATGAAAACCTTACGGTGGATGTGATCTCTCGCGGAGAAACAATTCCGCAGGACGAACAGACAAAATTATTTGAAGCCTTTAAACGTGGCAATAATTCTCAAAATATTTCCGGTTCCGGACTTGGTCTTCGAATTGTCAAAAGAATTCTGGAATATCACAGCGCTAAAATTACCTATTTATCTCCCAATGAAAATGTGAATCAATTCAGCGTGATTTTTAATAAATAA
- a CDS encoding response regulator transcription factor produces MNILLLEDDLILSAELCKFLESNNFTCDKIYDGETFLRQIKNNTYNMYLLDINVPKINGLDVCQTIRSFDKNTPIIIISAYGDLSDKKDAFTRLADDYLVKPFQFEELLLRINSLLRRKAPSENNDQDIIRIDDLIINKTEQKVYRGGNEITLTLKEFQLLVYLAEAQGRTVSKQQITEHVWEHNFNTNTNTVEVYINFLRKKIDKDFKIKLIHTRSGFGYYLSPL; encoded by the coding sequence ATGAATATTCTTTTATTGGAAGATGACCTTATTCTTTCGGCGGAACTTTGTAAGTTTTTAGAGTCAAATAATTTTACGTGTGATAAAATTTACGACGGAGAAACATTTCTTCGCCAGATAAAAAATAATACGTACAATATGTATCTGCTCGACATCAATGTTCCGAAGATAAACGGGCTGGATGTTTGCCAGACCATTCGTTCTTTCGATAAAAATACCCCGATTATCATTATTTCGGCGTACGGAGATCTGTCGGATAAAAAGGATGCTTTTACAAGATTGGCTGATGATTATCTGGTGAAGCCATTTCAGTTTGAGGAACTGTTGTTACGCATCAATTCTTTGTTGAGAAGAAAAGCTCCGTCGGAAAACAATGACCAGGATATCATCAGGATTGATGATTTAATTATCAATAAAACCGAACAAAAAGTATATCGAGGCGGAAACGAAATCACGCTGACCCTGAAAGAATTCCAATTACTGGTTTATCTGGCGGAAGCTCAGGGAAGAACAGTGTCGAAACAGCAGATCACGGAACATGTCTGGGAGCACAATTTCAACACCAATACGAATACGGTTGAGGTTTATATTAATTTTTTAAGAAAAAAGATTGATAAAGATTTTAAAATTAAACTTATTCATACACGTTCCGGTTTCGGGTATTATTTAAGTCCATTATAA